A genomic window from Thalassoroseus pseudoceratinae includes:
- the lpxA gene encoding acyl-ACP--UDP-N-acetylglucosamine O-acyltransferase, giving the protein MSCKISPLAHVDSHAQLGDDVEVGPFCVVGPHVEIGDGTRLHDHVTIVGHTKIGERNEFFSGSVIGSAPQDLSYREEGETYVEIGDENQFREGVTVNRGAEKEDHTTRIGNGNLLMINSHVAHNCHIRNGVILVNGVLLGGHVHVHDGAIVSGNSVVHHFSTLGKLCFVSGGCRVPHDVPPFMLTAGSDNPEIKTINIVGMRRRGISNDTIRVIKRAHRLLYREHKRLDSIRKTFTAELGVELPNELTMLLDFVEAQQHGKMGRSREAVRSVEKPKETLPADSAAQASPQDTTIHRRAA; this is encoded by the coding sequence ATGTCTTGCAAGATTTCCCCCCTCGCTCACGTCGATTCGCACGCCCAGCTTGGTGACGATGTTGAAGTCGGTCCGTTTTGCGTGGTTGGCCCGCACGTCGAAATCGGCGACGGAACGCGATTGCACGATCATGTGACGATCGTCGGCCACACCAAAATTGGTGAGCGGAATGAATTCTTCTCCGGATCGGTCATTGGTTCGGCTCCTCAGGATCTCAGTTACCGTGAGGAAGGTGAGACGTACGTTGAAATTGGTGACGAAAACCAATTCCGTGAAGGCGTGACCGTCAACCGGGGTGCGGAAAAAGAAGACCACACAACTCGCATCGGCAACGGCAACTTGCTGATGATCAACTCTCATGTGGCTCATAATTGCCATATCCGCAATGGCGTGATTTTGGTAAACGGGGTGCTGCTCGGTGGGCATGTGCATGTTCACGATGGAGCCATCGTCTCGGGGAATTCCGTGGTGCATCACTTTTCCACGTTGGGCAAACTTTGCTTTGTCAGCGGTGGATGTCGTGTGCCGCACGACGTGCCTCCGTTCATGCTTACCGCCGGCAGTGACAATCCGGAAATCAAGACGATCAACATTGTTGGTATGCGACGCCGAGGAATTTCGAACGACACGATTCGCGTCATCAAGCGGGCGCACCGTCTGTTGTATCGGGAACACAAACGCCTCGACTCCATTCGTAAGACATTCACAGCCGAGTTGGGGGTTGAGCTTCCCAACGAGTTGACGATGCTGCTCGATTTCGTCGAAGCCCAGCAACATGGAAAAATGGGGCGGTCGCGTGAGGCCGTCCGAAGTGTGGAAAAACCAAAAGAGACCCTTCCAGCGGATTCAGCAGCGCAAGCGAGTCCGCAGGACACAACGATTCATCGGAGAGCGGCATGA
- a CDS encoding Gfo/Idh/MocA family protein, whose product MKRLRMAVVGVGALGRHHARILSEMPGVELVAVADPSPNGERVAQSCHCQCVDDYRDLLGSEIVIDAVSIAVPTTYHLDVALPFLKARIPVLVEKPLAIDVDQARELCRVAAEMNVPLQVGHVERFNPATVAAKNACGTPKYISAERLSPYSFRSTDIGVVHDLMIHDIDLVLDVVDSPVRDVQAFGMCVMGGNEDVVKARLIFESGCIADLTASRINPSGSRSMQIWSPQGTTTVDFTSREVTRYAPSETLLFGTSPLERSQQPGANIEQLKSNVFGKFVTVDSIPVEEGDALTAELSSFADSVRTGSRPECSGEDALKAMEVADRVQRCVLTHQWDGTSTGAIGPHATFSTPQRKAG is encoded by the coding sequence ATGAAACGGTTGCGGATGGCAGTGGTGGGTGTGGGAGCTTTGGGGCGACATCACGCGAGAATTCTCTCGGAGATGCCCGGTGTGGAACTGGTGGCTGTCGCCGACCCCAGCCCAAACGGAGAGCGTGTTGCTCAGTCGTGTCATTGCCAATGCGTCGACGATTACCGCGACCTACTCGGGTCGGAGATTGTGATCGATGCAGTCTCAATTGCCGTCCCGACAACGTATCACCTTGATGTTGCCTTGCCGTTCCTGAAAGCGCGAATTCCGGTCTTGGTCGAAAAGCCGTTGGCGATCGACGTTGATCAAGCCCGCGAACTCTGCCGAGTGGCGGCGGAGATGAATGTCCCGTTGCAAGTCGGCCACGTGGAACGCTTCAACCCGGCAACCGTCGCTGCGAAAAACGCCTGCGGCACGCCGAAGTACATCTCGGCCGAGCGACTCAGTCCATACTCATTCCGCTCGACCGACATCGGCGTGGTTCACGATTTGATGATTCACGATATCGACTTGGTCCTTGATGTTGTCGATTCACCGGTCCGCGACGTTCAAGCGTTCGGCATGTGTGTCATGGGCGGCAACGAGGATGTCGTCAAAGCTCGGTTGATCTTCGAAAGCGGCTGTATTGCCGATCTGACCGCAAGCCGGATCAATCCCAGCGGCAGTCGGTCGATGCAAATTTGGTCTCCGCAAGGCACGACGACGGTGGACTTCACCAGTCGCGAAGTCACTCGGTATGCTCCGTCCGAAACGCTGTTGTTCGGCACATCCCCGTTGGAGCGTTCGCAACAACCGGGAGCGAACATTGAGCAACTCAAAAGCAACGTCTTCGGCAAATTCGTCACGGTTGATTCGATTCCCGTGGAAGAAGGCGATGCGTTGACTGCCGAACTTTCAAGTTTCGCGGACAGCGTGCGAACCGGATCGCGACCGGAGTGTTCTGGCGAAGATGCTCTGAAGGCGATGGAAGTGGCCGACCGCGTCCAACGCTGCGTGTTAACACACCAATGGGACGGCACCTCTACCGGAGCCATCGGACCGCACGCAACATTCAGTACACCGCAACGTAAAGCCGGTTAA
- a CDS encoding UDP-3-O-acyl-N-acetylglucosamine deacetylase yields MTPRRQQTLAHSVWTDGIGFITGADVRVYFHAAAPDHGIRFLRTDVPGSKAIPARIEYAIPRERRTAISMDGVTVELTEHVMAALAGLEIDNCLVELNAAEPPGCDGSSQAFVEALLKGGVVEQDAYCSQIAVGRSLVVSGKDSRVEAEPTQGGKLVIGYSLDYGPDSPIPAQSRTFEITRETFINEIAFARTFILEEEIEALRALGYGKRTKASDLLIFGRNGVVGNEIRAADECARHKILDCLGDFALSGTTLSGRFQAVRSGHQMNREMVRTLLSQQNAVAIENRAA; encoded by the coding sequence GTGACGCCACGACGTCAGCAAACTTTGGCCCATTCGGTGTGGACGGACGGAATCGGATTTATCACCGGTGCCGATGTTCGCGTGTACTTTCATGCCGCCGCGCCAGATCATGGCATTCGGTTTCTACGGACGGATGTTCCGGGATCGAAGGCCATTCCCGCCCGCATTGAGTACGCGATTCCGCGCGAGCGTCGAACCGCGATCAGTATGGACGGTGTGACGGTGGAACTCACCGAACACGTGATGGCGGCTCTGGCCGGTTTGGAGATCGACAACTGCTTGGTCGAACTCAATGCCGCCGAACCCCCCGGTTGTGACGGCTCTTCGCAAGCATTTGTGGAAGCCTTGCTGAAGGGTGGGGTGGTCGAGCAGGATGCCTATTGCTCCCAAATTGCTGTCGGAAGATCGCTGGTGGTCTCGGGGAAGGACAGTCGGGTCGAAGCGGAACCGACACAGGGCGGAAAGCTCGTCATTGGTTATTCGCTCGACTATGGCCCGGATTCGCCAATTCCGGCCCAGTCCCGTACTTTCGAAATCACGCGGGAAACGTTTATCAACGAAATCGCGTTCGCTCGGACATTTATTCTCGAAGAAGAAATTGAAGCCTTGCGGGCACTCGGCTACGGCAAACGCACGAAAGCCAGCGACCTGTTGATCTTCGGACGGAATGGTGTCGTCGGGAACGAGATCCGAGCCGCCGACGAGTGTGCTCGACACAAGATCTTGGACTGTCTCGGTGATTTTGCATTATCCGGTACAACTCTGAGCGGTCGATTCCAAGCGGTTCGCTCGGGACACCAAATGAACCGTGAGATGGTGCGAACCCTCCTGAGCCAACAGAATGCCGTCGCCATCGAGAACCGCGCGGCTTGA
- a CDS encoding carboxypeptidase-like regulatory domain-containing protein, protein MNWIQHHLGIAAFALWSAALFAGCGGESGPELGEVSGRVLLDGNAVEGASVKFSPVEGGRPSFGTTNANGDYELEYTEDRTGAVLGKHTVEISTGQVSGEESAAGNTEKIPAKYNTQTTLEVEVESGGNEHNFDLKS, encoded by the coding sequence ATGAATTGGATTCAACATCACCTGGGGATCGCGGCTTTCGCCCTTTGGTCAGCGGCTTTGTTTGCTGGTTGTGGTGGCGAAAGTGGACCGGAACTGGGGGAAGTCAGTGGTCGCGTCCTGCTGGATGGTAACGCCGTCGAAGGGGCATCGGTCAAGTTTTCTCCGGTCGAAGGCGGACGCCCATCGTTCGGAACTACGAATGCCAACGGTGACTACGAATTGGAGTACACCGAAGACCGCACCGGGGCAGTTTTGGGAAAACACACCGTCGAAATCTCAACCGGACAAGTCTCTGGTGAGGAATCGGCAGCCGGGAACACAGAAAAAATCCCAGCGAAGTACAACACTCAGACGACCTTGGAAGTCGAAGTCGAGTCAGGTGGCAACGAGCACAACTTCGATCTGAAATCGTGA
- a CDS encoding OmpH family outer membrane protein, whose product MKKFTTLVASFVLVAGLAATPAAFAQAEPAASSGQFKVGLIDMAFVFKNYKKFEALRNDLKAEIEQSDLKAKQMAGELKQIQEKAKQFKEGSSEFKQFESELAQKASQFEAFRKIAQRDFLRKEAEIYKTVYLEVSEAVELYANHYKYSLIMRFSRDGVEDASGNPQQILQSMNRQVVSFGKELDITDTVLEYLNRKYMTAQGGTGTSTK is encoded by the coding sequence GTGAAGAAGTTCACAACCCTCGTTGCATCGTTCGTTTTAGTCGCCGGACTTGCTGCCACCCCAGCGGCGTTCGCACAAGCCGAGCCGGCCGCCAGCAGCGGTCAGTTCAAAGTCGGTCTGATCGACATGGCTTTCGTGTTCAAGAACTACAAGAAGTTCGAAGCTCTCCGCAATGATTTGAAAGCGGAAATCGAACAAAGCGATCTCAAAGCCAAGCAAATGGCTGGTGAGTTGAAGCAAATCCAGGAGAAAGCCAAGCAGTTCAAAGAAGGCAGCTCGGAGTTCAAACAGTTCGAGTCAGAATTGGCTCAAAAAGCGTCCCAATTCGAAGCCTTCCGTAAAATCGCTCAACGAGATTTCCTGCGAAAAGAAGCCGAAATCTACAAGACGGTTTACCTCGAAGTCAGCGAAGCCGTCGAACTGTACGCCAACCACTACAAGTACTCGTTGATCATGCGATTTAGCCGCGATGGTGTTGAAGACGCCAGTGGCAACCCACAACAAATTCTGCAAAGCATGAACCGTCAGGTTGTCAGCTTCGGCAAAGAACTCGACATCACCGACACGGTTCTCGAGTACCTCAACCGCAAGTACATGACCGCTCAAGGCGGAACCGGCACCAGCACCAAATAG
- a CDS encoding DUF1559 domain-containing protein produces MRTPSVRTRHGFTLIELLVVIAIIAILIALLLPAVQQAREAARRTQCKNNLKQMGLALHNYHDTFGKLPPGITTSNQLAWSSKILPQIEQTNLFEAIKESGAFDQPWEDVPEMVTTGTTPFAKTIIPAFICPSDPGNELNQDLGGGGSGSQTFGKSNYVGVFTAYHNPTDPTATNGSGGTDRYATFYDNSAVRFRDFTDGLSNTVIVAERGTGGNPAGSLWVGYHNDHGGAISGSVSQFQVRLRMERSSNDTDYIINGTTVYNPGSEHAGGAQFLLGDGTVTFLSENINLRTQAALGTIDGGEVIGEY; encoded by the coding sequence ATGCGCACACCGTCCGTACGTACACGCCACGGGTTCACCTTGATTGAACTGCTTGTCGTGATTGCAATCATCGCCATTCTCATTGCATTGTTATTGCCCGCCGTGCAGCAAGCACGTGAGGCCGCACGCCGAACCCAGTGCAAGAACAACCTGAAGCAAATGGGATTGGCGCTACACAACTATCACGACACCTTCGGGAAACTGCCGCCGGGGATTACCACGTCCAATCAATTGGCTTGGAGTTCGAAAATCCTTCCGCAAATCGAGCAAACGAACTTGTTCGAGGCGATCAAAGAATCCGGAGCATTCGATCAACCCTGGGAAGACGTTCCAGAGATGGTCACAACGGGAACCACCCCGTTCGCGAAGACGATCATTCCGGCGTTCATCTGCCCTTCGGATCCCGGCAACGAACTGAATCAAGACTTGGGCGGTGGCGGCTCTGGCAGCCAGACGTTCGGCAAGTCAAACTATGTAGGCGTCTTCACGGCATACCATAACCCCACGGACCCAACAGCGACCAACGGCAGTGGTGGAACTGATCGATACGCAACTTTCTACGATAACTCTGCAGTCCGGTTTCGCGATTTCACCGACGGCCTCAGCAACACCGTCATCGTGGCGGAGCGAGGCACGGGCGGTAACCCAGCGGGTTCACTTTGGGTCGGGTATCACAACGATCACGGTGGAGCCATCAGCGGATCGGTCTCCCAATTCCAAGTTCGGTTGCGGATGGAACGCTCCTCAAACGATACCGACTACATCATCAACGGAACGACCGTCTACAACCCAGGTAGCGAACACGCCGGAGGAGCCCAATTCCTACTTGGCGATGGAACCGTGACGTTCCTGAGCGAAAACATCAACCTGCGAACTCAAGCTGCCTTGGGAACTATCGACGGCGGCGAAGTGATTGGTGAGTACTAG
- a CDS encoding MBL fold metallo-hydrolase RNA specificity domain-containing protein — protein MQFTSFGAAGEVTGSQHLIETESVRLLLDCGLFQGERAETYAKNAHFHFEPKKLDGVILSHGHIDHCGNLPRLVKQGFAGPIFCTPATADVAEVMLLDSVHIQHEDAAYLAESLGPDAPPIEPLYTEADVRAACERFETLEPGDWHRVGKPLQIRFQHAGHILGAAITELEIEDDRELRRVVFTGDLGRCGMPLLPDPQQVDACDVLIVESTYANTVHPPLADLKDRLAKIVHQATERNGRVIVPAFSLGRTQTLLAIWRELQESGRLPEMPLYIDSPLAHRLETVYERHPDAVKSPDTSIFADLPNVHTIRTQRDSMALNSRQEPFVVVAASGMCEHGRIRHHLLHALPNENNTIVLIGFQARNTLGRSLSEGAKTVSILGYETPVRADVEVLSGLSAHADAEDLRWWFRSMTETGGVGQAFIVHGEPQAATALAAQIRDDCNEDPIIPEWRETYTT, from the coding sequence ATGCAATTCACCTCCTTCGGAGCTGCGGGCGAAGTCACTGGCAGTCAGCACTTGATCGAGACGGAGTCCGTCCGCTTGCTACTCGATTGCGGACTCTTCCAAGGTGAACGCGCGGAAACCTACGCCAAGAACGCCCATTTCCATTTTGAACCGAAGAAACTCGACGGCGTGATTCTCTCGCACGGCCATATTGACCACTGCGGAAATTTGCCGCGGTTGGTGAAGCAAGGCTTTGCCGGTCCGATCTTCTGCACACCAGCCACGGCGGATGTCGCGGAAGTCATGTTGCTCGACAGCGTTCACATTCAACACGAAGACGCCGCGTATCTCGCGGAGAGTCTTGGTCCGGATGCTCCCCCCATCGAACCGTTATACACCGAAGCCGACGTGCGAGCCGCCTGCGAGCGGTTTGAAACGTTGGAGCCGGGGGATTGGCATCGCGTGGGCAAACCCCTGCAAATTCGTTTCCAACACGCCGGTCACATTCTTGGTGCCGCCATCACGGAATTGGAAATCGAAGACGACCGGGAACTTCGGCGGGTCGTTTTCACTGGAGATTTGGGGCGTTGTGGCATGCCGCTCCTACCCGACCCGCAACAGGTCGATGCCTGTGATGTCTTGATTGTCGAGTCGACGTACGCCAACACCGTCCATCCACCGTTAGCCGACCTCAAAGACCGTCTCGCGAAGATTGTTCATCAAGCAACCGAACGGAATGGGCGTGTCATCGTGCCCGCATTCAGCTTGGGACGCACGCAAACTCTGCTGGCGATCTGGCGGGAACTTCAGGAATCCGGCCGTCTGCCCGAGATGCCTCTGTACATCGACAGCCCGTTGGCTCATCGCTTGGAAACCGTTTACGAACGACACCCCGACGCGGTGAAGTCGCCGGATACTTCGATCTTTGCCGATCTTCCAAACGTTCACACCATCCGTACACAACGCGACAGCATGGCATTGAATTCTCGGCAAGAACCATTCGTGGTCGTTGCAGCGAGCGGGATGTGCGAACACGGGCGGATTCGACATCACCTGTTGCACGCCCTGCCCAACGAGAACAACACAATCGTGCTGATCGGATTCCAAGCCCGAAATACGCTGGGCCGCTCACTGAGCGAGGGAGCGAAAACGGTTTCCATTCTCGGATACGAAACCCCGGTCCGGGCCGATGTCGAAGTTCTTTCCGGACTCTCCGCCCACGCTGACGCCGAAGACCTGCGTTGGTGGTTTCGCAGCATGACAGAAACCGGCGGTGTCGGCCAAGCGTTCATCGTTCATGGCGAACCTCAAGCCGCCACTGCATTGGCGGCTCAAATTCGCGACGATTGCAACGAAGACCCAATCATCCCTGAATGGCGTGAGACATACACCACATGA